A window of Frankiaceae bacterium contains these coding sequences:
- the rapZ gene encoding RNase adapter RapZ, whose translation MTDPVLPLELTVITGLSGAGRSEAAKAFEDMGWFVVDNLPPSLLGTMAELVTRSQGAVSRVAVVVDVRGRAFFSDLRAGLDELAAKGVHRRILFLEAGDETLVRRFEHVRRPHPLQGDGRLVDGIARERELLAELRGEADLVVDTSDLNVHQLRDKIEAAFAGVTGPGLRATVMSFGFKYGLPVDADLVVDCRFLPNPHWEPELRPYTGREQVIKDYVLGQPDAAPFLEKYGDLLELLTTGYVHEGKRYLTLAVGCTGGKHRSVVMAEELATRLAKTGADVRVVHRDLGRE comes from the coding sequence GTGACCGACCCCGTCCTCCCCCTCGAGCTGACGGTCATCACCGGGCTGTCGGGGGCGGGCCGCAGTGAGGCCGCGAAGGCGTTCGAGGACATGGGCTGGTTCGTCGTCGACAACCTGCCGCCGTCGCTGCTCGGCACGATGGCCGAGCTGGTTACCCGCTCGCAGGGCGCGGTCTCGCGCGTCGCCGTGGTCGTGGACGTCCGCGGCCGCGCGTTCTTCTCCGACCTCCGCGCGGGGCTGGACGAGCTGGCCGCGAAGGGCGTGCACCGGCGCATCCTGTTCCTGGAGGCGGGCGACGAGACGCTCGTACGCCGCTTCGAGCACGTCCGGCGCCCGCACCCGCTTCAGGGCGACGGCCGGCTCGTCGACGGCATCGCGCGCGAACGCGAGCTGCTCGCCGAGCTGCGCGGCGAGGCCGACCTCGTCGTCGACACCAGCGACCTCAACGTCCACCAGCTGCGCGACAAGATCGAGGCGGCGTTCGCCGGCGTCACGGGCCCCGGGCTGCGCGCGACCGTGATGTCGTTCGGCTTCAAGTACGGCCTGCCCGTCGACGCCGACCTCGTCGTCGACTGCCGCTTCCTGCCGAACCCCCACTGGGAGCCCGAGCTGCGGCCGTACACCGGCCGCGAGCAGGTCATCAAGGACTACGTCCTCGGCCAGCCGGACGCGGCGCCGTTCCTGGAGAAGTACGGCGACCTGCTCGAGCTGCTCACGACGGGCTACGTGCACGAGGGCAAGCGCTACCTGACGCTCGCCGTCGGCTGCACCGGCGGCAAGCACCGCAGCGTCGTCATGGCCGAGGAGCTCGCCACGCGTCTCGCCAAGACCGGTGCCGACGTCCGCGTCGTGCACAGAGACCTGGGCCGCGAATGA
- the whiA gene encoding DNA-binding protein WhiA has protein sequence MTAAIKNELAHVAVTKPCCRRAEMATLLRFANALHIVGGKVVVEAELDTGAAARRLRKDIVEIFGKQTELKVLAPGGLRRGNRYVVSVTKDGEGLARAAGLLDAHGRPVRGLPPAIVGGRECDAAAAWRGAFLAHGSLTEPGRSCALEITCPGPEAALALVGAARRIGVNAKAREVRGVDRVVIRDGDAIGQMLTRLGATDGFLAWEERRMRREVRATANRLANFDDANLRRSARAAVAAAERVSEALKILGDEAPEHLLAAGRLRIEHGQASLEELGSLADPPLTKDAIAGRIRRLLALADKRAGGDSEADGTEG, from the coding sequence ATGACTGCGGCGATCAAGAACGAGCTGGCGCACGTCGCTGTGACCAAGCCCTGTTGCCGGCGGGCGGAGATGGCGACGCTGCTGCGCTTCGCCAACGCCCTGCACATCGTCGGCGGCAAGGTCGTGGTCGAGGCCGAGCTCGACACCGGGGCCGCCGCGCGGCGGCTCCGCAAGGACATCGTCGAGATCTTCGGCAAGCAGACCGAGCTGAAGGTCCTCGCGCCCGGCGGCCTGCGCCGCGGCAACCGCTACGTCGTCAGCGTCACCAAGGACGGCGAGGGCCTGGCCCGCGCGGCGGGGCTGCTCGACGCGCACGGGCGGCCCGTACGCGGCCTGCCGCCCGCGATCGTCGGCGGCCGCGAGTGCGACGCGGCGGCGGCGTGGCGGGGCGCGTTCCTCGCGCACGGCAGCCTCACCGAGCCGGGCCGTTCCTGCGCCCTGGAGATCACCTGCCCCGGGCCCGAGGCGGCGCTCGCTCTCGTCGGCGCCGCGCGGCGGATCGGCGTCAACGCCAAGGCCCGCGAGGTCCGCGGCGTCGACCGCGTCGTCATCCGCGACGGCGACGCCATCGGCCAGATGCTCACGCGCCTCGGCGCGACCGACGGCTTCCTCGCCTGGGAGGAACGCCGCATGCGCCGTGAGGTGCGCGCCACCGCCAACCGCCTCGCCAACTTCGACGACGCCAACCTGCGGCGCTCCGCCCGCGCGGCGGTCGCCGCCGCCGAACGCGTCTCCGAGGCGTTGAAGATCCTCGGCGACGAGGCGCCCGAGCACCTGCTCGCCGCGGGCAGGCTGCGCATCGAGCACGGCCAGGCGTCACTGGAGGAGCTGGGCTCGCTCGCCGACCCGCCGTTGACCAAGGACGCGATCGCCGGGCGCATCCGCCGGCTGCTCGCGCTGGCGGACAAGCGCGCCGGGGGCGATTCCGAGGCGGACGGCACCGAGGGATAA
- the yvcK gene encoding uridine diphosphate-N-acetylglucosamine-binding protein YvcK: MRVVALGGGHGLAASLQALRRLTKEVTAVVTVADDGGSSGRLRTELDALPPGDLRMALAALAGDDEWGRTWEALLQHRFGGDGPLAGHAVGNLLLVGLAEVTGDPVKALDLTARLLGLEGRVLPMTTTRIEIVAEVAGLGPEPREVRGQVEVATTPGRVCAVTLDPADPPATPEALAAIDAADWVVLGPGSLFTSMVPHLLVPELREAIAKTSARRVLVLNLVPQTGETSGFTPAAHLEAVAAHVPDLPFDCVLADSGTLDRDGLMDAALNLGADVKFAPVAAEGHAARHDPARLAHAYADLMGIHDGSV, from the coding sequence ATGAGAGTCGTGGCCCTGGGCGGCGGCCACGGCCTCGCCGCCTCCCTCCAGGCCCTCCGCCGGCTGACCAAGGAGGTCACGGCCGTCGTCACCGTGGCCGACGACGGCGGCTCCTCCGGCCGCCTCCGCACCGAGCTGGACGCCCTCCCCCCGGGCGACCTCCGCATGGCGCTCGCCGCGCTGGCGGGCGACGACGAGTGGGGGCGTACGTGGGAGGCGCTGCTGCAGCACCGCTTCGGCGGCGACGGGCCGCTGGCAGGCCACGCCGTCGGCAACCTGCTGCTCGTCGGCCTCGCCGAGGTCACCGGCGACCCCGTCAAGGCACTCGACCTGACGGCGAGGCTCCTCGGCCTCGAAGGCCGCGTGCTCCCGATGACGACGACCCGCATCGAGATCGTCGCCGAGGTCGCCGGGCTGGGACCCGAGCCGAGGGAGGTACGCGGCCAGGTCGAGGTCGCGACGACCCCTGGCCGGGTGTGTGCCGTCACCCTGGACCCCGCCGACCCGCCCGCGACGCCCGAGGCGCTGGCCGCCATCGACGCCGCCGACTGGGTGGTGCTCGGACCCGGCAGCCTCTTCACGTCGATGGTGCCGCACCTGCTCGTGCCCGAGCTGCGCGAGGCCATCGCCAAGACCAGCGCGCGCAGGGTGCTCGTCCTCAACCTCGTGCCGCAGACGGGGGAGACGAGCGGCTTCACGCCGGCGGCTCACCTGGAGGCGGTCGCGGCGCACGTGCCGGACCTTCCGTTCGACTGCGTCCTCGCGGACAGTGGCACGCTTGACCGCGATGGTCTGATGGACGCGGCGTTGAACCTGGGGGCGGACGTGAAGTTCGCCCCTGTCGCGGCAGAGGGACACGCGGCACGGCATGATCCGGCGAGGCTCGCCCACGCCTACGCCGACCTGATGGGGATCCACGATGGGAGCGTCTAG
- the gap gene encoding type I glyceraldehyde-3-phosphate dehydrogenase, with protein MAVRVGINGFGRIGRNFWRAVDALPGNDVEIVAANDLGDLKTMAHLLKYDTVLGTLKYDVSVGDGAIQAGDHTIKILAERDPALLPWADLGVDVVIESTGRFTNAEDARKHIDGGGAKKVIISAPAKGEDITIVMGVNDDKYDAASHHVLSNASCTTNCVAPLAKVLLDNFGIVKGFMTTTHAYTNDQVILDFTHSDLRRARAAAQNIIPTTTGAAKAVSLVIPELKGKLDGFAMRVPVPDGSVTDLVVEVERETTVDEVKSAYEKAATSGQLAGYLRYTEDPIVSSDIVGDPSSCIFDATLTMVNGNLVKVVGWYDNEWGYSNRLASLCQLVGTSL; from the coding sequence GTGGCTGTCCGCGTAGGCATCAACGGCTTCGGCCGCATCGGTCGCAACTTCTGGCGGGCGGTGGACGCGCTGCCGGGCAACGACGTGGAGATCGTCGCCGCCAACGACCTCGGCGACCTGAAGACCATGGCCCACCTGCTCAAGTACGACACCGTGCTCGGCACGCTCAAGTACGACGTGTCGGTGGGCGACGGCGCCATCCAGGCGGGCGACCACACCATCAAGATCCTCGCGGAGAGGGACCCGGCGCTGCTGCCGTGGGCCGACCTCGGCGTCGACGTCGTCATCGAGTCGACCGGCCGGTTCACCAACGCCGAGGACGCCCGCAAGCACATCGACGGCGGCGGCGCCAAGAAGGTCATCATCTCCGCGCCCGCCAAGGGCGAGGACATCACGATCGTCATGGGCGTCAACGACGACAAGTACGACGCCGCGTCGCACCACGTCCTGTCCAACGCCTCCTGCACGACCAACTGCGTCGCCCCGCTGGCCAAGGTGCTGCTCGACAACTTCGGCATCGTCAAGGGCTTCATGACGACGACGCACGCGTACACCAACGACCAGGTCATCCTCGACTTCACGCACTCCGACCTGCGCCGCGCGCGCGCCGCCGCGCAGAACATCATCCCGACGACCACGGGCGCCGCGAAGGCCGTCTCCCTGGTGATCCCGGAGCTCAAGGGCAAGCTCGACGGCTTCGCGATGCGGGTGCCCGTACCCGACGGCTCGGTCACCGACCTCGTCGTCGAGGTCGAGCGCGAGACGACGGTCGACGAGGTGAAGTCGGCGTACGAGAAGGCGGCGACCAGCGGCCAGCTCGCCGGCTACCTGCGCTACACCGAGGACCCGATCGTCTCCTCCGACATCGTCGGCGACCCGTCGTCGTGCATCTTCGACGCGACCCTGACGATGGTGAACGGCAACCTCGTCAAGGTCGTCGGCTGGTACGACAACGAGTGGGGCTACTCCAACCGGCTCGCCTCGCTCTGCCAGCTCGTGGGCACCAGCCTCTAA
- a CDS encoding phosphoglycerate kinase yields the protein MRSVDDLAVEGRRVLVRCDLNVPMEDGRITDDGRIRASLPTIRSVLDRGGSVVVMSHLGRPKGKPDPKYSLAPVAARLGELLGTDVPLVALGDKAPQPIALLENLRYDPREESGDEEFAQELATYGDVYVGDGFGALHRAHASVAGVPKILEHAAGYLVAKELEVLRALTTDPERPYAVVLGGSKVSDKLAVITNLLGVVDRLLVGGGMCFTFLAAQGYGVGDSLLEADQLGAVRGMLADAKDRGVQLLLPTDVVVAKELSDTAETRVVPATEIPEGWKGLDIGPDSVAAFAAALKDAQTVFWNGPMGVFELAPFEAGTRGVAEAVAASQGMTVVGGGDSAAAVRQFGIETSFGHISTGGGASLEYLEGKTLPGVAALEG from the coding sequence GTGCGAAGCGTTGACGACCTGGCGGTCGAGGGCCGCCGGGTCCTGGTCCGCTGCGACCTCAACGTCCCGATGGAGGACGGCCGGATCACCGACGACGGGCGTATCCGCGCGTCGTTGCCGACGATCCGGTCCGTCCTCGACCGCGGCGGCAGCGTGGTCGTCATGAGCCACCTGGGCCGCCCCAAGGGCAAGCCCGACCCGAAGTACTCCCTGGCGCCCGTTGCCGCGCGGCTCGGCGAGCTGCTCGGCACCGACGTCCCCCTGGTCGCGCTGGGGGACAAGGCACCACAGCCGATCGCGCTGCTGGAGAACCTCCGCTACGACCCCCGCGAGGAGTCAGGGGACGAGGAGTTCGCCCAGGAGCTGGCGACGTACGGCGACGTCTACGTCGGCGACGGCTTCGGCGCGCTGCACCGCGCGCACGCCAGCGTCGCCGGCGTACCGAAGATCCTGGAGCACGCCGCCGGCTACCTCGTCGCCAAGGAGCTCGAGGTACTGCGGGCGCTCACCACCGACCCCGAGCGCCCGTACGCCGTCGTCCTCGGCGGTTCGAAGGTCAGCGACAAGCTCGCCGTGATCACGAACCTCCTCGGCGTCGTCGACCGCCTGCTCGTGGGCGGCGGGATGTGCTTCACGTTCCTCGCGGCCCAGGGCTACGGCGTCGGCGACTCGCTGCTCGAGGCCGACCAGCTCGGCGCCGTCCGCGGCATGCTCGCCGACGCCAAGGACCGCGGCGTCCAGCTGCTGCTGCCCACCGACGTCGTCGTCGCCAAGGAGCTCTCCGACACCGCCGAGACCAGGGTCGTGCCCGCGACCGAGATCCCCGAGGGGTGGAAGGGCCTCGACATCGGGCCCGACTCCGTGGCGGCGTTCGCGGCCGCGCTGAAGGACGCGCAGACCGTCTTCTGGAACGGCCCCATGGGCGTGTTCGAGCTGGCGCCGTTCGAGGCCGGCACCCGGGGCGTGGCCGAGGCGGTCGCGGCGAGCCAGGGGATGACGGTCGTCGGCGGCGGCGACTCCGCGGCGGCCGTACGCCAGTTCGGCATCGAGACATCGTTCGGCCACATCTCGACCGGCGGGGGAGCCTCGCTGGAGTACCTGGAGGGCAAGACCCTCCCCGGCGTCGCGGCCCTGGAGGGCTGA